In one window of Desulforhabdus amnigena DNA:
- the ppdK gene encoding pyruvate, phosphate dikinase — protein MAHKYVYFFGGGKADGNAQMKNLLGGKGANIAEMTNLGIPVPPGFTITTEICTYYYQNNQQYPPELKGQVEDALRRLEEMMGRKFGDPDNPLLVSVRSGAASSMPGMMDTVLNLGLNDQTVLGLMKETRDERFAYDCYRRFVAMYGDVVLGLKPVHKDEMDPFDQIIEEMRKRRKVEFDSELPASDLKELVERYKTLIRAHKDVVFPQDPMEQLWGAIGAVFGSWNNPRAIAYRELNNIPSDMGTAVNIQAMVFGNMGEDCGTGVGFTRNPATGENVFYGEYLINAQGEDVVAGIRTPQPINKAQKTDPNTLSLEETMPEIYQQLERVRTTLDRHYRDMQDIEFTIQKGKLWMLQTRTGKRTGFASFKIAVDMVREGIISKDEALMRVDPDQLNQLLRPIFDPRAKEEAVRNKALLAKGLNAGPGAATGRVVFNAPDAEEWAKRGEKVILVRLETSPEDIRGMHASQGILTARGGMTSHAALVGRQMGKVCVVGCNALEIEYRNHRMMVGDRIVREGDWLSLDGTTGEVFVGQIPTQPSEVLSVIIDKKMDSAKSQVYQDYMELLGWADECRRLGVWTNADQPNQVEVALAFGAEGIGLTRTEHMFFEGNRIDAVREMILADDVEGRKRALAKLLPMQKEDFKGIFRVMKGKPVTIRTLDPPLHEFLPHEDKDIQKLATEMLVHVERLKAKVESLHEANPMLGHRGCRLGIVYPEITAMQAQAIMEAACEVKKEGVDVQPEIMIPLVGHVSELKNQRKVVDDVAREVMERYGVSVNYRVGTMIEVPRGALTADEIAEVAEFFSFGTNDLTQTVFGISRDDAGKFLPDYLDARIWEYDPFEKLDQVGVGGLMEIAVKKGRATRPDLKIGICGEHGGEPSSVDFCHRIGLDYVSCSPYRVPVARLAAAQAAIRSKNKC, from the coding sequence ATGGCCCATAAATACGTCTACTTTTTTGGTGGAGGAAAAGCCGACGGGAACGCACAAATGAAGAATCTGCTGGGAGGCAAGGGAGCCAACATAGCGGAAATGACGAACCTTGGAATTCCGGTTCCTCCCGGGTTTACCATCACAACCGAGATTTGCACCTATTATTATCAAAATAATCAGCAGTATCCACCGGAATTGAAGGGTCAGGTGGAGGATGCTCTGCGCAGACTCGAAGAGATGATGGGGCGCAAATTCGGTGATCCGGACAATCCCCTTCTGGTTTCTGTGCGTTCAGGCGCAGCGAGCAGCATGCCCGGCATGATGGATACGGTCCTCAACCTCGGATTGAATGATCAAACCGTGCTCGGGCTCATGAAGGAGACCCGGGACGAACGTTTTGCTTATGACTGTTACCGGCGTTTTGTGGCCATGTACGGCGACGTGGTCCTGGGGTTGAAACCCGTGCACAAGGACGAAATGGATCCCTTCGACCAGATCATCGAAGAGATGCGAAAACGTCGGAAGGTCGAATTCGACAGCGAACTGCCCGCCTCGGATTTAAAGGAACTCGTGGAGAGGTACAAAACACTCATTCGGGCCCACAAGGACGTGGTCTTTCCACAGGATCCCATGGAACAGCTCTGGGGCGCCATTGGAGCGGTGTTCGGTTCCTGGAACAATCCGCGCGCCATTGCCTACCGGGAACTGAACAACATCCCGTCTGACATGGGGACCGCCGTGAACATTCAGGCCATGGTTTTCGGTAATATGGGGGAAGACTGCGGGACCGGCGTTGGATTCACTCGCAATCCGGCCACTGGAGAAAATGTCTTCTACGGGGAGTACCTCATCAATGCACAGGGGGAAGACGTGGTGGCGGGGATTCGTACCCCCCAGCCCATCAACAAGGCCCAGAAGACGGATCCGAACACACTCTCCCTGGAAGAAACCATGCCGGAAATCTATCAGCAGTTGGAGCGTGTGCGCACAACGCTCGACCGGCACTATCGCGACATGCAGGATATCGAGTTCACCATTCAGAAGGGAAAGCTCTGGATGCTCCAGACACGTACGGGAAAGCGCACGGGGTTTGCTTCCTTCAAGATTGCCGTGGACATGGTGCGGGAGGGAATCATTTCCAAGGACGAAGCCCTCATGCGGGTGGACCCCGACCAGTTGAATCAGCTCCTTCGCCCCATTTTCGATCCAAGAGCCAAGGAAGAAGCGGTGAGAAACAAGGCGCTCCTGGCAAAGGGCCTGAACGCGGGGCCGGGCGCCGCAACAGGCCGTGTGGTGTTCAATGCGCCTGATGCCGAAGAATGGGCCAAGCGGGGAGAGAAGGTCATTTTGGTGCGCTTGGAGACCTCTCCTGAAGACATCCGAGGGATGCACGCGTCCCAGGGAATCCTTACCGCAAGGGGTGGAATGACCTCTCACGCCGCTCTCGTGGGCCGCCAGATGGGGAAAGTGTGCGTGGTCGGTTGTAATGCCCTCGAGATCGAATACCGGAATCATCGCATGATGGTGGGCGACCGTATCGTCCGCGAAGGGGACTGGCTCTCCTTGGACGGTACGACGGGTGAAGTCTTTGTGGGGCAGATCCCCACGCAACCTTCGGAAGTCTTGAGTGTCATCATCGACAAAAAGATGGATTCGGCAAAGTCTCAAGTTTATCAGGATTATATGGAACTTCTGGGCTGGGCGGATGAATGTCGCCGCCTGGGCGTCTGGACCAATGCCGATCAGCCCAACCAGGTGGAAGTGGCCCTCGCATTCGGGGCTGAAGGTATCGGGCTCACCCGGACCGAGCACATGTTTTTTGAAGGCAACCGCATCGACGCAGTTCGTGAGATGATTCTTGCCGATGATGTGGAAGGGAGAAAGCGTGCCCTGGCCAAGCTGCTTCCCATGCAAAAAGAAGACTTCAAGGGCATTTTTCGGGTGATGAAGGGAAAACCGGTGACCATCCGGACCCTGGATCCCCCGCTGCATGAATTCCTGCCGCATGAAGATAAAGATATCCAGAAGCTGGCCACTGAAATGCTGGTTCACGTAGAACGGTTGAAGGCAAAAGTGGAAAGTCTCCATGAAGCCAATCCCATGCTCGGACATAGAGGCTGCCGGTTGGGCATCGTCTACCCTGAGATAACGGCGATGCAGGCTCAAGCCATCATGGAGGCTGCCTGTGAAGTGAAAAAAGAGGGAGTGGATGTTCAGCCGGAAATCATGATTCCCCTGGTGGGCCATGTTTCGGAACTGAAAAACCAGCGAAAGGTCGTGGATGACGTGGCCCGTGAAGTCATGGAACGCTATGGCGTTTCCGTCAATTATCGCGTGGGGACCATGATCGAAGTGCCCCGGGGCGCATTGACGGCGGATGAAATCGCCGAAGTCGCAGAGTTTTTCTCTTTTGGAACCAATGACTTGACCCAGACGGTTTTTGGGATCAGCCGCGACGATGCGGGCAAATTTCTGCCCGATTACTTGGATGCGCGCATCTGGGAATACGACCCCTTTGAAAAACTGGACCAGGTGGGTGTGGGCGGTTTGATGGAAATTGCCGTCAAGAAAGGACGCGCCACCAGGCCGGACCTCAAGATCGGGATCTGTGGAGAGCATGGTGGGGAACCCTCTTCCGTGGACTTCTGCCACCGCATCGGATTGGACTACGTGAGTTGTTCACCGTACCGTGTGCCGGTAGCCCGTCTGGCTGCGGCTCAGGCGGCCATCCGGTCCAAAAACAAGTGCTGA
- a CDS encoding HpcH/HpaI aldolase/citrate lyase family protein: MQVEQPIRLRRSILSVPANREKMVHKAFTLPVDLVMLDLEDSVPVQEKEEARKRVVEALKEQDWKDKVRAYRINSMDTPFAYRDIIDVVEAAGDRLDVIIVPKVNDAGEIKAIDYLLTQIEMRMGFTKPIGLEASIETAMGMMHVEEIAFSSPRLEALVFGVADYGASLTMKSKGVSGHGDKEDFYPGHRWHFPLSRMAMAAKAAGLAAIDAPYGDYKDEEGLKRSCLLSAALGYDGKWVIHPNQLQVVNEMFTPSLEDVERSQRILEAYGKAQAEGCGSLAIDGKMVDAASIRVARVVCSQWEAIQGKA, from the coding sequence ATGCAAGTGGAACAGCCCATTCGCTTACGTCGCTCGATTCTGTCGGTTCCAGCCAACCGTGAAAAGATGGTTCACAAAGCTTTTACCCTTCCGGTCGACCTTGTCATGCTGGATCTGGAGGATAGCGTCCCCGTTCAGGAAAAGGAAGAAGCCCGCAAACGCGTGGTCGAGGCCCTGAAGGAACAGGACTGGAAGGACAAGGTGCGCGCTTACCGCATCAATTCCATGGATACTCCCTTTGCCTACAGGGATATCATCGATGTGGTGGAAGCTGCGGGAGACCGCCTGGATGTCATCATTGTGCCCAAGGTCAACGATGCCGGCGAGATCAAGGCCATCGACTATCTCCTCACTCAGATCGAAATGCGCATGGGATTCACCAAACCCATCGGCCTGGAAGCTTCCATAGAAACAGCCATGGGCATGATGCATGTGGAAGAGATCGCCTTCAGCTCTCCTCGCCTCGAAGCCCTCGTATTCGGAGTGGCCGATTACGGGGCATCTCTCACCATGAAAAGCAAAGGGGTGAGCGGGCATGGTGACAAGGAAGATTTTTACCCGGGTCACCGCTGGCATTTCCCCCTCAGCCGCATGGCCATGGCGGCCAAGGCTGCAGGTTTAGCGGCCATCGACGCTCCTTACGGCGACTATAAGGATGAAGAAGGTTTGAAACGCTCCTGTTTACTTAGCGCCGCTCTGGGTTATGATGGTAAGTGGGTGATTCATCCCAACCAGCTTCAGGTGGTAAACGAGATGTTCACCCCTTCGCTGGAGGATGTGGAACGGTCGCAAAGGATCCTCGAAGCTTACGGGAAAGCCCAGGCAGAGGGATGCGGTTCGCTCGCCATCGATGGCAAAATGGTGGACGCCGCTTCCATTCGGGTCGCCAGAGTGGTTTGTTCCCAATGGGAAGCCATCCAGGGGAAAGCGTAA
- a CDS encoding sensor histidine kinase, with translation MESNQQKSFSCPILSREACLQQRYELQILYDISSALHGSPHLQDVLQKALMAILSNLEFKMGAIYLLKEVQADQLLLELAAHHGVSYTLANSIKFLSAPRKLIEGYYFKNPVRWLPIGKIVFSRLRDRMREEGIEEIISISLMTQKKVLGLLYVTNDGPLQLKPDRSELLTTIGQQLGVSIENAQLFESVERAKSELEISFDAIQHSIFLVDTRMRIYRVNRTSEMVYGDSKELIGKKYTNILYNMEQPHPECAIWACLWSGQPVRREGPHPRWGGYYHFYAFPVFNPTGTLERVVYYEKDATEARKLEQRLQQSDRLKALGTLAAGIAHEIRNPLATINFNAQMLLRELSLDPAQEQMFDDMVQEIKKIDRIVQQVLLFARPREPQFLPNQLNDVVRYCHDLAKVHLRKANVEVSLELEKDIPTLVMDFSQISQVVMNLILNAIEAMTGGGKLSIKTEYQKAPTALVLELSDTGPGILEEDRSRIFDPFFTRKPEGTGLGLSISRQILEKHGAYIELDSTPGEGTTFRIVFPLPSGESGALPVQTTAT, from the coding sequence ATGGAATCCAATCAACAAAAGTCCTTTTCCTGTCCGATTCTTTCACGGGAAGCATGCCTGCAGCAACGCTACGAACTGCAAATACTCTACGATATCTCTTCCGCCCTTCATGGTTCCCCTCATCTTCAGGACGTTCTTCAAAAAGCGTTGATGGCCATTTTGAGCAATCTCGAGTTCAAAATGGGGGCGATCTATCTCCTCAAGGAGGTCCAGGCGGACCAACTGCTGCTGGAATTGGCGGCACATCACGGCGTTTCCTACACGCTCGCCAACAGTATCAAATTCCTTTCAGCGCCCAGGAAGCTCATCGAGGGGTATTACTTCAAAAATCCTGTCAGGTGGCTGCCCATCGGTAAGATTGTTTTCTCCAGGCTAAGGGATCGTATGAGGGAGGAGGGGATCGAAGAGATCATCTCTATCTCTTTGATGACCCAGAAGAAGGTGTTGGGCCTTCTCTACGTGACCAACGATGGACCCTTGCAGCTCAAACCGGATCGCAGTGAACTCCTGACGACCATCGGTCAGCAACTGGGGGTGTCCATTGAAAATGCGCAACTCTTCGAATCTGTGGAGAGGGCGAAGAGCGAGCTGGAAATCAGTTTTGACGCCATTCAGCACAGTATCTTTCTGGTAGATACGCGGATGCGCATCTACCGGGTCAACCGCACCAGTGAAATGGTCTATGGCGATTCGAAAGAACTGATCGGGAAAAAGTACACGAATATTCTTTACAATATGGAGCAGCCTCACCCGGAATGCGCCATCTGGGCCTGCCTGTGGAGCGGGCAGCCTGTTCGGCGGGAGGGCCCCCATCCCCGTTGGGGAGGTTACTATCACTTTTACGCGTTCCCGGTTTTCAATCCGACGGGGACCCTGGAGCGTGTGGTTTATTACGAAAAGGACGCCACGGAGGCCAGAAAGCTGGAGCAAAGGCTTCAGCAGAGCGATCGCCTCAAGGCTTTGGGGACCCTGGCTGCAGGAATTGCACACGAGATTCGAAACCCCCTTGCAACCATCAATTTCAATGCACAGATGCTGCTGCGGGAACTCTCCCTTGATCCTGCCCAGGAACAGATGTTTGATGATATGGTGCAGGAAATCAAGAAAATCGACCGGATCGTCCAGCAGGTCCTCCTCTTTGCAAGGCCGCGCGAGCCCCAGTTTCTGCCCAACCAGCTCAATGATGTCGTTCGGTACTGCCATGATCTCGCCAAGGTGCATCTGCGCAAGGCCAACGTGGAAGTGTCCCTGGAGCTGGAAAAGGATATACCCACTCTTGTCATGGACTTCAGCCAGATCAGCCAGGTGGTGATGAACCTGATCCTCAATGCCATCGAGGCGATGACGGGTGGGGGGAAGCTCTCCATCAAGACGGAATACCAGAAAGCCCCCACCGCCCTGGTGCTGGAATTGAGTGATACCGGGCCGGGAATTCTGGAAGAGGACAGGAGCCGGATTTTCGATCCCTTCTTTACGAGAAAACCGGAAGGAACGGGGTTGGGTTTGAGTATTTCCCGCCAAATTCTCGAAAAGCACGGGGCTTATATCGAGCTGGATTCCACCCCCGGAGAGGGGACGACCTTTCGGATTGTCTTTCCGCTGCCTTCCGGGGAGAGCGGGGCCTTGCCCGTGCAAACGACTGCGACCTGA
- a CDS encoding PilW family protein: protein MRIADQKGMTLVEILVSLVVLLIVIGGAGAAYLKLLKGFKTQSKVSESYTENLAARELLRYDIEMAGYGLPYDLTNLSSPKYNEAVSNGAVSPDPPDPASFNDAPDNIPRPFAFSDNQGQNSSDVLVIKSQAAGINKTSRKWSILYYDSATSQWKIKKWNNTEQDFGNPDRFIILDTSRALQKTSTNWYFTFLAAYYSDASALAIPGTTANLNLVYGVDPDTNLRMPFNRVDYYLKKPDSNFPSRCYENSYILYRSTINQGDGARNEEPLMDCVMDFQVAFGLDTDGDRNMEPWITDLNTIADTNGNGTADEIRNQVRQVSVSILFHEGRKDDTFQFSGSLNLSDVAALGSFTPTGDAVHYRWKVLQLAIKPMNLME from the coding sequence ATGAGAATTGCTGATCAAAAGGGCATGACCCTTGTAGAGATACTGGTGAGCCTTGTCGTCCTTCTGATCGTCATCGGCGGGGCCGGCGCAGCATATTTGAAGCTTTTGAAAGGGTTTAAAACCCAAAGCAAGGTTTCTGAAAGTTACACGGAGAATTTGGCTGCGAGGGAACTTCTGCGGTACGACATTGAAATGGCCGGCTATGGATTGCCTTACGACCTGACAAACTTAAGCAGTCCGAAATACAATGAAGCGGTTTCCAATGGAGCAGTATCACCGGATCCACCGGACCCGGCCTCGTTCAATGACGCTCCGGACAACATTCCCAGACCCTTCGCTTTTTCAGACAACCAGGGCCAAAATAGCTCCGACGTACTGGTGATCAAATCACAAGCAGCCGGTATCAATAAGACAAGCCGCAAATGGTCCATTCTTTATTACGACAGCGCCACCAGCCAGTGGAAAATCAAAAAGTGGAACAATACCGAGCAGGATTTCGGCAATCCAGACAGGTTCATTATACTGGATACATCCAGGGCCTTACAGAAGACCAGCACCAACTGGTACTTCACCTTTCTAGCAGCATATTATTCGGATGCCTCAGCTCTGGCTATTCCAGGCACTACAGCAAACCTCAACCTGGTCTATGGGGTCGATCCGGACACAAATCTGCGCATGCCCTTCAACCGGGTGGATTACTACCTCAAGAAACCGGATAGCAACTTCCCGAGCAGATGCTACGAGAACAGTTACATCCTCTATCGGAGCACGATCAACCAAGGTGACGGAGCGCGAAACGAAGAACCTCTGATGGATTGTGTCATGGACTTTCAGGTGGCTTTTGGACTGGACACGGACGGAGACCGAAATATGGAACCATGGATAACCGATCTGAACACCATAGCCGATACAAATGGAAACGGAACCGCAGACGAAATACGCAACCAGGTGCGTCAAGTGAGCGTTTCCATATTGTTCCACGAAGGGAGAAAAGACGATACCTTCCAGTTTTCCGGAAGCCTGAATTTGTCCGATGTTGCCGCCTTGGGGAGCTTCACGCCCACAGGGGATGCTGTTCACTATCGTTGGAAAGTGCTGCAATTGGCCATCAAGCCAATGAATTTGATGGAATAA
- a CDS encoding type IV pilus modification PilV family protein: MEQTAFLNDKGFTLIEVLVAMVILLLGLMGSLFGVMTALNYNLGNLLRNEAMTIAQERMENIRNINSATLDVAIDTMPTSETVQRQVRKAMRPFQVTTDVVPKDKGKDLYHVSATVQWTFRSKTHSYNLNTVVRPYK, from the coding sequence ATGGAACAAACTGCATTCCTAAATGACAAAGGATTCACACTCATAGAAGTCCTCGTGGCCATGGTCATCCTGCTCCTGGGACTGATGGGGTCGCTCTTCGGGGTCATGACCGCGCTGAATTATAATCTGGGGAACCTCCTTCGAAATGAAGCCATGACCATCGCCCAGGAACGAATGGAAAATATCAGAAATATAAATTCCGCCACACTGGATGTCGCTATCGATACCATGCCGACCAGTGAGACGGTCCAAAGACAGGTCAGAAAAGCCATGCGGCCGTTTCAGGTAACGACGGATGTCGTTCCCAAAGACAAGGGCAAGGATTTGTACCATGTGTCAGCCACCGTGCAGTGGACGTTCAGAAGCAAAACCCACTCATACAACCTGAACACCGTAGTGAGACCATACAAATGA
- a CDS encoding prepilin-type N-terminal cleavage/methylation domain-containing protein: MKKYNGFSLIEAMVVLAIFALVITFGIPAFSTWNKKQSAEGQISKLYNDLQYTRMKAYSDKVVCGIWWGGSSTFTSYILKEDGDSASGTAPDGDIDDASGTDEFIETVASKYSITTTNNATNRLEFNGRGFSRNLASFYIPSSSGAAQDCLTVSRTRIIMGRWNGTNCIPK, encoded by the coding sequence ATGAAAAAGTATAACGGGTTTTCTCTCATCGAAGCCATGGTCGTTCTCGCGATTTTTGCCCTCGTGATTACTTTCGGCATCCCAGCCTTTTCCACATGGAATAAAAAGCAGAGTGCAGAAGGGCAAATATCAAAACTTTACAATGACCTGCAATATACCAGAATGAAAGCTTACAGTGACAAAGTAGTCTGCGGAATATGGTGGGGAGGTTCCAGTACTTTCACCAGCTACATCCTGAAAGAAGATGGAGATTCGGCATCAGGGACAGCGCCGGACGGGGACATCGACGATGCATCCGGAACGGACGAGTTCATTGAAACCGTAGCTTCAAAATATTCAATCACCACCACAAACAATGCAACCAACAGGCTGGAATTTAATGGAAGAGGCTTTAGCAGGAACCTTGCAAGTTTTTACATTCCCTCCTCTTCCGGCGCGGCACAGGACTGCCTGACGGTTTCACGGACCAGAATCATAATGGGAAGGTGGAATGGAACAAACTGCATTCCTAAATGA